AAGGCGGCCCAAATTGGAAATCAACCAAAGCTGGATTCTCGCTTCCAACAGGACGAGCTTGTTAGGAGTCGATGGTTCTAACTTACTACTGTAGTTCTAGTTACTCTCACTTGGGGCCTCCAGCTCTCTTCCTTGTCTCAGTTATTGCATTCGACATTGGATAAAGCCGTGTTGAGGCCGGGTAAGAAGGCGGTCTTTTGCTTTTATTATGGAAAGAATGAATGCGAACGAGAATTTGGGGGGCtgtctttccttctttttctctggCCTTTTGGCACTCTACCTACTTCCTACGTCTACTTGATACCAATCGGAGGAAGCGAACTTGGCATACATATGAAGAAATTCAGCGTTTCACGTGTTTTTTGCTTCTGGTCGTCCATTCATGGAAGGAAGCCTCAGTCTCATATATTGTTCTAGATTCTTTCGGATATCATATAAAGCAATATTTAATTAGAAATATGATGAATATGGTGTTGGTATTGGTGATGGCTTCTGCTGGTGAGAAAGttcaagagaaagagacagacagacagagagacaaacggacagacagacacacaGACAACCAGGGAAAGAGAACAGCGGGGTCAGTGGGGGTGGTTGTGGGGataattgttgttgttgttgttgttgttgttaaggGTTGCTTTAGGTGTTCATGATGATGTTGGGAAGTTATAGAAGTACTAGTAGTTTAGTGGTTGTGATGTTGTGGTGTTGATGAGGAgaataacaaaaataaaaattattaCGGCTATCACAGAAAACACACATGTTTCTCTTCTGAAAACGTCGATAAGACATCCATCGTTCAAGGTTGTACAAATAACGAAGATGACAGAAAAACGATCAACCCATTCACTCGATGGAAAGTAGATGGGGGTGATGATgctagtggtggtggtggtggtaacAGATTGCCAATCTTCGATTGCAATATTCGATTGACCTGTGCAATGATGGTGTTCATGATGGCGATCGTCTAGGAACTGATTGTGTTCACCACCGAGGACGTGGAGGGGTGGtggttgttattgttattattaatGCTGACGGAACAAcctgatgacgatgacgaggTGGGCAATTCTAAGCTAAGGGGTGGAGAGGGAAAACATTGGTCGGTGGGGCCGCCAAAATCGCCCGATCCATTTGTCCCGGGGGGCGGGGGCGGCGTATGGAAATCTTGGGTCTGAGGAGGCGGCGAAGGGAACGTGTCCAGAGGTGATCCATCACTTTGGCTCATGGGAGGAGGATTGGGTGGTAACGACTGCTGGAAATTCAGGTCCGTCATGTGGTCATTGGGTGGAAAGGGAACACCGTAGGGCTGCATGGAATTAGGATAGGGCGAACCGCCTCCGCCACAAGATGGATCGTAACCCGGACCTCCGTAATCAAACGGCATTGAAGTGGGTGGGAAACAGAATCGAGGGTCGCCTTGGGGTGGGCCAAACCTCCGGGCATTGGGCGGGAGGAAGGGTGCCCGAGCCATGAACCGCATCTGATGCATCCGCTTCTCCTTACTGCGCTTGTTCTGGAACCAGACCTGGATCACTCGCATAGGTAAACCCGTTTCCTTGGCTAGTTGCTCCCGCATGAGCCGAGTGGGTTTGGGGGTTTGGTTGAAAACATTCTTGAGGACCTCGAGctgtttggctttgattgTGGTCCGCGGACCTCTTCGTTTGTTCTCTTTGCTGTCGTCATTCTTGCTCTTCTCGGAATCCGAATCTCCATCATCCCCGTTGGACAGGGGGCTTTTCGAATCGGCAGGATCGCTGGCACATTTGAAGCTTTCACTCATGGACAGGTCACACTCGATCCCGGAGTCCCGCTCATAGAGCTCGGAGATCCCACAGGAGTTCTTCATATGGCACATGAACGCATGCTCTTCGCAATAGACATACCCGTCGTAAGAGAATTGAACCTTGCACCCTTTGGGAATGGTGAGCTTGCACACATTGCAAACCACACAATCTGGATGGAAGAACCATTGTCCGATCTTGGTGGAGAACTGGTCCATTTCGATGGTGTACTCGCACCCCTGACATTTGGGACCAAAGAGCCGATAGAAGTCTCTCTTGCAGTAGTACTGATTACTCTGCGTGTAGCAAGCTGAGTCGAGGAACATGGAGCACTCCACACACTGTAAGCAGTTCTGATGATGGGGTAAatctttgactttgaaaacgTATTTCTCTCGGATCACTTCATGGCACTTTGCACAAGTTGTGCtgttttgcatcattttcaagC
This DNA window, taken from Tigriopus californicus strain San Diego chromosome 9, Tcal_SD_v2.1, whole genome shotgun sequence, encodes the following:
- the LOC131886759 gene encoding LIM/homeobox protein Lhx5-like, producing MMQNSTTCAKCHEVIREKYVFKVKDLPHHQNCLQCVECSMFLDSACYTQSNQYYCKRDFYRLFGPKCQGCEYTIEMDQFSTKIGQWFFHPDCVVCNVCKLTIPKGCKVQFSYDGYVYCEEHAFMCHMKNSCGISELYERDSGIECDLSMSESFKCASDPADSKSPLSNGDDGDSDSEKSKNDDSKENKRRGPRTTIKAKQLEVLKNVFNQTPKPTRLMREQLAKETGLPMRVIQVWFQNKRSKEKRMHQMRFMARAPFLPPNARRFGPPQGDPRFCFPPTSMPFDYGGPGYDPSCGGGGSPYPNSMQPYGVPFPPNDHMTDLNFQQSLPPNPPPMSQSDGSPLDTFPSPPPQTQDFHTPPPPPGTNGSGDFGGPTDQCFPSPPLSLELPTSSSSSGCSVSINNNNNNHHPSTSSVVNTISS